From the genome of Oxyura jamaicensis isolate SHBP4307 breed ruddy duck chromosome 2, BPBGC_Ojam_1.0, whole genome shotgun sequence, one region includes:
- the AKAIN1 gene encoding A-kinase anchor protein inhibitor 1 has translation MVFAPGEKPGPEQDEVKLQNASKQIVQTAILQAVQQVSQESQQKEKRTNSSMSLQLERGKLTKKHEKK, from the coding sequence GTGAGAAACCAGGTCCAGAGCAAGACGAAGTTAAGCTGCAGAATGCCAGCAAGCAGATTGTGCAGACCGCTATCCTCCAAGCAGTGCAGCAAGTTTCTCAGGAAAGCCAACAAAAGGAGAAGCGAACAAACAGCAGTATGAGCCTCCAGCTAGAAAGAGGGAAATTAACCAAGAAGCATGAAAAGAAGTAA